The sequence below is a genomic window from Mobula birostris isolate sMobBir1 chromosome 11, sMobBir1.hap1, whole genome shotgun sequence.
TTGGATCCAGCTGAAGTCGATTTGACAGACTGTATGAAGAAAAGGAATGAATGGCAAGTGGGAAGTGTTTATAAGTAGAACGGCAAGTGTTCAAGAACAGAATGTTCCTGTTTGGGTGAAGGGTAACATGGTGAGTTTTGGGAACCTTGGCTAATGAGAGATATTGAAATTCGGGTCAAGGAAAAAAGGAAAGGTACTTTTCATCCAGGAGTTCAGTATTGAGAGAATGATTTGAAAACTATTAAAAGATTAAGAATACTCTTAGAAGGGAAACCAGAGGGCGAAGAGAAGGTTTGAGATGGATCTGGCAGGTAAGGTTAAGGAATTTACCAGAAGGTTCCCCAGCTGTATTAAAAGTAAAGGGGTGGTTAGGGAGAGGTTAGGTCTCCTTAGAGATCAGCCTGGCTGCTGAGATCATGTGCTGCAGGAGGTGGATGGGATTTGTAATGAATATTTCTCCTCCATGTTTACAAAGCAGAAAATCATGGCTCAAGAGATAAAAGAAACAAGTGGAGATCTTTTGTAGGACATTCATGTCACCAAGGAAGAGATATTTGCAGCCTTAAGCACATTAAGAGCAGGGCCTGTCAGGGTGCTTCCCTGGACTTTGTGGGAGGATAGAGAGGAAATTATGGAGCCCTTGTGGAGACACTGGCTTCATCATTAGCCACTGCTGAAGTTGCTGAAGCTAGAATGTGCTGTTGTCATTCGCTTGTTTAAAAAGTGCAGCAAGGATaagccagggaactacaggccaCTCAGTCTGATATGAGGAGTGGGGAATTTACTGGAGGGGATTGTGAAGGACAGAATCTCCAGATAGACAGAATATGATTAGAAGGAGttggcatggctttgtgtgtgggaggAATCGAGGCTGGTGACTCGTGATGTTTCGGTGCTGGCATCCTGGTTAtgctttatatttatatatatatacaaatccTTAAATTACAAACGCACAAGGTTTGACTAGTAAGTTTGTGGAGGACACAAAACAAGGAGGATTTTTGATAGTGAAGATGATTACAGGGAGATCTTGCTCAGTTACTGAAGTGTAACTGAGAATTGACAAATGGATTACAATTCAGATTATGTATTTTGAAAAGTCAAACCAAGGTAGGGTTTATAAATGGAATGGTGGGGAACTCGGGAGTGTCACGGGAAAGAGGGATTGAGGAGTACAAGAGCATTGtttattgaaagtggcgtcactgCCAGACCGGGCAGTCAAAGACGTGTTTAGCATCAGTCAGTCAGGGAATTTAATCTGGGAGTTGGGACGTTATGTCGACATCGTATCTCCGCTgtgttgctctgtgactctaccGCCTAGTTTAGTGCCATCTTAAAACTTACTATCCATATCTTGTACACTCTCATCCAAATCCTTTATATGAATGATGAAAAGCAATGGGACCGGCGCCCATCCCTGTGACTCGTCACTCCTCACTGATCTCCAGTCCCGTAAACAACCTTCGACCATCACCCCCGTCTCCTAACATCAAGCCGAGTATCTATCCACTTCTACCTCTCCCTGGATTCCCGTGTCATCTAACCTTCCAGACTGCAGTTCCATGGGGACTTTGTCTAATTTATGTTTCATTGATGCTTTTCTTGTGATGATATAATACGATGTGGCTATGATACCCTCATCAAATCTCTGGGTTACCTCTTCAAGGAACTAGAACAGATTTGGGAGATTAACTGAGGATTTGAACAGAAAAGTAGGGAGGTCAATTATATCCAAGATTGCTGATCAAACAGCTGGAGACCACAACGGCCTTGGTCTCCTGTTTGAGCCGAAAATGTAGCCCACGTAAAGAGGAGATGAATCCAACCCTAACCCAAGGTTTAGGGGCAGTGAGGAGCGCCGGCCTCGGGGTGTTACTGATCTGGGAATCTACAAATAACACGCGATAATCCGGAGAGCAGGTCGAGCGGAGAGGAAAACCTGCGCTGGGAACGGTGCACCGGGTCAACAGTTGGTGCTGTGAAGGTACAGATCTGAACGGTGTGTCAGGGAGAGTGTGCTAAGAGGCCTGACGGCTTAGACTGGTATCACTGTGTTTGTGAGTCCGGTCACATCGCTGGATTTTTCATCCCCACCtagagaaaataaaacaatttgcCTGCTCCGGGATGGCACAGCTCCCCAGCTCAGTCCTGAAGTGGGAATTAACCGCGATTTTTTAGTTGATTTCAATATTTCAGTTGGGAAACAGAGAAAATGTCCCGATTCCGGGGAAGAATGAGGTCAGTGCAGCAGTGAAACGGGTTGATATAAAAACTGCTGCATTTAATTCGGACCAAACTTTCTTTACAGCAGAGAATCCGGCCTCGGGCACAGACAGAGAGCGGTCTGGGTCTTGGGGATGTCCTATTTTAATCGGAATCGGAGAGTTTTtcgggagagagaaacacagagaGACGGAGCGGCCGGGAGCTGACTGCAGGATGTCTCCGCCCCGTCCGCTCGCTGCCTTTAAATTGCTCAGCACCGCCGCCTCTCGCTTCATTTCTCACTCACTTCACAGTTCGAGAGAGTTTGTGCAGAGTTTCCGACCATGACCGAGACCGCAGAAGTGGCCCCACCAGCGGCACCCGCCTCTGCAACCAAGGCTGCCAAGAAGAAGAAGGCGGCCGTCCGGACCAAGTCAACCGGTCCCAAACTGGGCGATCAGATCGACAAGATTGTGGCCGATTGCCGCAGTCAGCGAGGGGTGTCCGTAGCCGCGATAAAGAAGAGTTTGGCCAGCAGCGGCGTCGATGTACAAAAGCTGAAAGGTCAGATCAGGATGGCCATTAAAAGGAAATTGGATAAAGGCACCCTGGTTCACACTAAGGGCGCAGGTGCCTCCGGCTCCTTGAGAGCCGCTAAAAAAGAACATACCGGGAAAGTCGTGAAAAAAGCGAAGAAACCAGCGGCCAAGGCATCTAAGACCAAGAAGGCAGTGACCAAGAAATCTGTGGCCAGGAAAACAGGTGCCAAGAAATCTCCCGCCAAAACCAAAGGGGTTAAGAAAACTGCGGTTAAAAAAGCGGCAGCTAAGAAAACAGCGACCAAGAAGACCGCGCAGAAGCCCAAGAGTCCGAAGAAGGTCGCAGCCCCCAAGGTGGCCAAGAAGTCGGCAAAACCCAAGCCGAAGGCAAAATCTGTGAAAGCCAAGGCAGCGgccaaaaaaaagtaaataagaaATCGCTCTTATAAACCTGAAACCAACGGCTCTTCTAAGAGCCACCCACATCTTCCAGGAAAGAGCTGTGCAGATTTCGTGTGGTACTTTGGTGGCTATGTTTTTCCTCAAACTATTACAAATTAAAATCTCTTTAAATTTTCTGCCCCAGCTCCTGTTTCTGGCAGGACTGAATTCACTCACCTCGAGAAGCTATTCAGTACATGTGCAAACATTCAGATTCAGATATCTGAGGGAAATAAAATGATTGtttaaattgaattgaaattGGATGATTCGTGATTCTATTAATTGTAAGAAACTAGCCCCGGTTGCTCTAGAAATTGGCGGGCGATTTGAAATTGAACGAGCATCAAATCTCTGCAGTTAGATTGGTTGAATTATGATCGTCCGTCACCATTTTCCATATTTGGGCACAAATAACGCCTGTATTTCTCACCCCTTCCCCACGCCGGATAGCTGCAAACTGATTAAGCAAAGGCATCCAATCGCACCGTTGAAACCCTATGATGGACATCTCCATTCCAACCAATCAGAGGGAGCTGGGCGGCCCTTCATCAACTCTTTAAAAGCCAGACCCAGCGTCTGCTCTGACACTTCAATCCTGATATTTCAGGCTGTGATCGCACTGCTGAAGGACAATGGCTCGGACCAAGCAAACAGCGCGTAAATCGACCGGTGGCAAAGCTCCCCGCAAACAACTGGCGACCAAAGCGGCGCGCAAGAGCGCTCCGGCAACAGGCGGAGTGAAGAAGCCCCATCGCTACCGGCCCGGCACCGTGGCTCTGAGGGAGATCCGGCGCTACCAGAAATCCACCGAGTTGCTCATCCGCAAACTGCCCTTCCAGCGCCTGGTGCGCGAAATCGCTCAGGACTTCAAAACCGATCTGCGCTTCCAGAGCTCGGCCGTCATGGCCCTGCAGGAGGCCAGCGAAGCTTACCTGGTGGGGCTCTTTGAGGACACCAACCTGTGCGCCATCCACGCCAAGCGAGTCACCATCATGCCCAAAGACATCCAGCTGGCCCGGCGTATCCGCGGCGAGCGCGCCTAAACCTGACCTCGGCACCAAGCACAACAAAAGGCTCTTTTCAGAGCCACTAATCCGGCAGAGAAAAGGGCTCTGAGTTCCAGTTTGTTATCCTTTCGTGTTGAGGACGCatcattcccctctgacctttcCTTGTGGGTGTTTTGTTCGAATGTCCCTTTTGGTCTCGAACTCCAACATGGAAAAATTGCAGTTTTGTGCCTTTGGGTCATCGGCAGCAAACGCCAGATACAACCTCTTACCCCACAATCCAAGTGTCGTTGTCCCACACCACTGCCGTGTACAGGTGGTTATTGTGGGCATGGTTTCCAGTTTTCGGTTGTTACTGTTTTGGAGATTGGGTTTTAATACATGCAGTTTCCCTTTTATTAACC
It includes:
- the LOC140204976 gene encoding histone H1-like; amino-acid sequence: MTETAEVAPPAAPASATKAAKKKKAAVRTKSTGPKLGDQIDKIVADCRSQRGVSVAAIKKSLASSGVDVQKLKGQIRMAIKRKLDKGTLVHTKGAGASGSLRAAKKEHTGKVVKKAKKPAAKASKTKKAVTKKSVARKTGAKKSPAKTKGVKKTAVKKAAAKKTATKKTAQKPKSPKKVAAPKVAKKSAKPKPKAKSVKAKAAAKKK
- the LOC140204977 gene encoding histone H3; protein product: MARTKQTARKSTGGKAPRKQLATKAARKSAPATGGVKKPHRYRPGTVALREIRRYQKSTELLIRKLPFQRLVREIAQDFKTDLRFQSSAVMALQEASEAYLVGLFEDTNLCAIHAKRVTIMPKDIQLARRIRGERA